One Oreochromis niloticus isolate F11D_XX linkage group LG16, O_niloticus_UMD_NMBU, whole genome shotgun sequence genomic window carries:
- the LOC100691189 gene encoding dedicator of cytokinesis protein 9 isoform X6 → MATPVHPETRKFTRGLGKPGTAAELRQSVSEVVRTSVLVVKPKVIEPLDYENVLVQRKTQILSDVLRDMLQFPLEDFEISTLRRQGRTLYPTVPENAEREAQSLFVQECIKTYKSDWHVVNYKYEDYSGDFRQLPNKVSRPDKLAVHVFEVDEDVDKDEDTASLGSQKGGITKQGWLYKGNMNSAISVTMRSFKRRYFHLTQLGDGSYNLNFYKDEKISKEPKGTIFLDSCMGVIQNNKVRRFAFELKMQDKSTYLLAADSEAEMEEWINTLNKILHSSFEIAMQEKRNGDIHDDDDLGKSDSSSGSMDSFQSTRDIESRMKNETRLKLFTLDPDTQKLDFSGIEPDVKQFEEKFGKRVLVNCNDLSFNLQSCVAENEEGPTTNVEPFYITLSLFDIQNGRKISSDFHVDLNHPSVRGMMPNNSSQYMNGGGDGRPDGQRLIHGMPEAAMQYPRQGVFSVTCPHPDIFLVARIEKVLQGGINHCAEPYMKSSDSTKVAQKVLKNAKLACSRLGQYRMPFAWGARPLFKDASGTLDKTARFSALYRQDSNKLSNDDMLKLLADFRKPEKMAKLPVILGNLDVTIDNVAPDLSNCVTSSYIPVKQFDVSEKSNIFFEVEEFVPCIAKCSQPFTIYNNHLYVYPKHLKYDSQKSFAKARNIAVCIEFRDSDEEEAVALKCIYGRPGGPLFTKNAFASVLHHQQNPEFYDEFKIELPTQLHEKHHLLFTFYHVSCDSNSKASTKKREQVEMQVGYAWLPLLKDGRVIMNESQIPVAANLPAGYLSCQEGASKHLGPEVKWVDGGKPLFKVSTHLVSTVYTQDQHLHNFFHYCQSIASGAQASGGELVKYLKSLHAMESHVMIKFLPTILNQLFRVLTSATQEDVAVNVTRVMIHVVAQCHEEGLEHYLRSYVKYVFKTEPYTSSTTRTVHEELAKAMTAILKPSTDFLTSNKLLKYSWYFFEALVKSMAQYLIESCKVKLSRNQRFSASFHHTVETLVNMIMPHITQKYKDNLDAARNANHSLAVFIKRCFNLMDRGFVFKQINHYINCFVPGDPKTLFEFKFEFLRVVCNHEHFVPLNLPMPFGKGRILRFQASLPPCNTVESCDTPVDLQLDYSLTDDFCKNHFLVGLLLREASAALQEFREIRQIAIQVLKSLMMKHAFDDRYTSKSQQARLVTLYLPLFGLLQENVNRLNVKEVSPFTVNHCTSNGRDDSLHTNTLMTPPRSSTFLDTGFHKDVFGAISGTASPHAASTPNINSVRHADSRGSLISTDSGNSLPERNNDKGSSLDKNQPASTLGSPLLRCDKLDQAEIKSLLMCFLHVLKSMSEDALFTYWNKASSSDLMDFFTLVEVCLHQFRYMGKRYIARNQDGAGPVAHERKSQTLPVSRNRAGMMHARLQQLSSLDNSYTFNHTYSHSDADVLNQSLLEANIATEVCLTVLDTLSIFIMSFKTQLCADHGHSPLMKKVFDVHLCFLRINQSETALKQVFTSLRTFIYKFPCTFFEGRADMCAAFCYEILKCCNSKLSSIRSDAAHLLYFLMKSNFDYTGRKSFVRTHLQVVIAVSQLIADVIGIGSTRFQQSLSIINNCANSDKTIKNTAFPSDVKDLTKRIRTVLMATAQMKEHERDPEMLVDLQYSLAKSYASTPELRKTWLDSMARIHVKNGDLSEAAMCYVHVAALVAEYLRRKGMFKQGCSAFRVVTPNIDEEAAMMEDVGMQDVHFNEDVLMELLEECADGLWKAERYELISDIYKLIIPIYEKRRDFEKLAHLYDTLHRAYSKVTEVMHTGKRMLGTYFRVAFFGQAAQYQFTDSEAEGFFEDEDGKEYIYKEPKFTPLSEISQRLLKLYSDKFGQENVKMIQDSGRINPKDLDSKYAYIQVTHVTPYLEEKELVDRKTDFEKSHNIRRFVFEMPFTISGKKQGGVEEQCKRRTILTTTHCFPYVKKRIAVMYQHHTDLSPIEVAIDEMSKKVAEIKQLCSSSEVDMIRLQLKLQGSISVQVNAGPLAYARAFLDDTCAKKYPDNKVKQLKEVFRHFVDACGHGLGINERLIKEDQQEYHDEMKANYRELARELSIIMHEQIIPVEDGMKSVLPDSLHIFNAISGTPTSATIQGIPSSSSVV, encoded by the exons GTAAAACCAAAGGTGATCGAGCCGCTCGATTATGAAAATGTGCTGGTGCAGAGGAAGACGCAGATCCTTAGCGATGTCCTCAGAGACATGCTGCAGTTCCCCCTTGAGGACTTTGAG ATTTCGACATTGAGGAGACAAGGAAGAACCCTGTACCCCACAGTGCCTGAAAATGCAGAGAGGGAGGCCCAGAGTCTGTTCGTCCAAGAG TGCATTAAGACCTACAAGTCAGACTGGCATGTGGTCAACTACAAGTATGAGGACTATTCTGGGGATTTCCGACAGCTTCCAAA TAAAGTGTCCAGGCCTGATAAACTGGCTGTCCATGTATTTGAAGTGGATGAAGATGTCGACAAAGATGAG GACACAGCCTCCTTAGGCTCCCAGAAAGGTGGAATCACTAAACAGGGCTGGCTGTATAAAGGAAACATGAACAGTGCTATCAGTGTCACCATGAGG tcgTTCAAGAGGAGATATTTCCACCTGACTCAACTCGGAGATGGTTCTTATAACTTAAACTTCTACAAGGATGAGAAGATCTCCAAAGAGCCCAAAGGAACTATTTTCTTGGACTCCTGTATGGGTGTGATTCAG AACAACAAGGTTCGAAGGTTTGCTTTCGAGCTTAAGATGCAGGACAAGAGCACCTACCTGCTGGCTGCAGACAGCGAGGCGGAGATGGAGGAATGGATCAACACGCTCAATAAGATCTTGCACAGTAGCTTTGAAATCGCCATGCAGGAAAAGAGAAATGGAGACATTCACGATG ATGATGATCTTGGAAAGTCAGACAGCTCCTCTGGCAGTATGGACAGCTTTCAG AGCACAAGAGATATAGAGTCTAGGATGAAGAATGAAACCAGACTGAAGCTGTTCACGCTGGATCCGGACACACAG AAACTCGATTTCTCAGGAATAGAGCCAGACGTGAAGCAGTTTGAGGAGAAGTTTGGCAAGCGTGTGCTGGTGAACTGCAACGACCTCTCGTTTAATTTGCAAAGCTGTGTGGCCGAGAACGAGGAAGGGCCAACAACAAAC GTGGAGCCATTCTACATCACCCTGTCGCTGTTTGACATCCAGAATGGCAGAAAAATCTCCTCTGATTTCCACGTTGACCTAAACCACCCCTCTGTCAGGGGCATGATGCCCAATAACAGCAGTCAGTATATGAACGGGGGAGGCGATGGCCGACCCGACGGCCAGCGGCTGATCCACGGGATGCCAGAAGCAGCCATGCAGTATCCCAGACAG GGAGTGTTTTCCGTAACATGCCCACACCCAGATATCTTCCTGGTGGCCCGCATAGAGAAGGTGCTTCAGGGGGGTATCAACCACTGTGCCGAGCCATACATGAAGAGTTCAGACTCCACCAAG GTGGCACAGAAGGTCCTGAAAAACGCCAAGCTGGCATGCAGCCGGTTAGGCCAGTACAGGATGCCTTTTGCCTGGGGAGCAAG ACCTTTGTTCAAAGATGCTTCAGGGACTCTTGACAAAACTGCTCGCTTCTCAGCTCTGTACAGACAAGACAGCAACAAACTGTCCAACGACGATATGCTCAAGCTGCTGGCTGATTTCAGGAA GCCGGAGAAGATGGCCAAGCTGCCTGTAATCCTAGGAAACCTCGATGTTACCATTGACAACGTAGCCCCAGACTTGTCAA ATTGTGTTACCTCATCCTACATCCCTGTGAAGCAGTTTGATGTCAGCGAGAAGAGCAACATCTTCTTTGAAGTGGAGGAGTTTGTGCCGTGCATTGCCAAATGTTCTCAGCCTTTCACCATCTACAACAATCACCTCTATGTCTACCCGAAGCACTTGAAATACGACAGCCAAAAGTCATTTGCGAAG GCTAGAAACATAGCTGTCTGCATCGAGTTCAGGGACTCGGATGAGGAAGAGGCTGTTGCACTTAAG TGCATCTACGGCCGGCCTGGAGGACCCTTGTTTACCAAAAATGCCTTTGCCTCAGTGTTACATCACCAGCAAAATCCTGAATTCTACGATGAA TTTAAGATTGAGTTGCCAACCCAGCTCCACGAGAAGCATCATCTTCTCTTCACCTTCTATCACGTCAGCTGCGATAGCAACAGCAAGGCCAGCACCAAAAAGAGAGAGCAGGTTGAGATGCAAG TTGGTTACGCCTGGCTCCCGTTGCTGAAGGACGGTCGGGTGATCATGAATGAGAGTCAGATCCCGGTTGCCGCCAACTTACCTGCCGGATACCTCAGCTGTCAGGAGGGTGCCAGCAAG CATTTGGGTCCTGAAGTGAAATGGGTGGATGGAGGAAAACCGTTATTCAAAGTTTCCACCCACCTTGTGTCTACTGTCTACACTCAG GATCAGCATTTGCACAATTTTTTCCATTACTGTCAAAGCATTGCATCAGGCGCCCAGGCGTCAGGAGGAGAGCTGGTCAAATACCTGAAG AGTCTGCACGCCATGGAGAGTCACGTGATGATCAAGTTCCTGCCCACCATCCTCAATCAGCTGTTCAGGGTGCTAACCAGTGCCACCCAGGAAGACGTGGCAGTCAACGTCACCAG AGTCATGATTCACGTTGTGGCGCAGTGCCACGAGGAAGGTTTGGAGCACTACCTTAGATCTTACGTGAAG TATGTCTTCAAGACTGAGCCATACACGTCCTCCACCACCCGAACGGTGCACGAGGAGTTGGCTAAAGCCATGACTGCAATCCTGAAGCCTTCCACTGACTTCCTCACAAGTAACAAGCTGCTCAAG TACTCCTGGTATTTCTTCGAAGCCTTAGTCAAATCCATGGCTCAGTACTTGATTGAGAGCTGTAAAGTAAAG CTGTCCAGGAACCAGCGCTTCTCTGCATCGTTCCATCACACTGTTGAGACCTTGGTCAACATGATCATGCCACACATCACTCAGAAATACAAGGACAACCTAGATGCTGCCCGGAATGCCAACCACAGCTTGGCAGTCTTCATCAAG CGTTGTTTCAACCTGATGGACAGAGGCTTTGTGTTCAAGCAGATCAACCACTATATCAACTGTTTTGTGCCTGGAGACCCAAAG ACTCTGTTTGAGTTCAAGTTTGAGTTCCTGCGAGTCGTGTGCAACCACGAGCACTTCGTCCCCTTAAACCTGCCCATGCCGTTTGGAAAGGGACGCATTTTGAGATTTCAAG CCTCATTACCTCCATGTAATACTGTGGAGTCATGTGACACTCCAGTAG ACCTCCAGCTGGATTACTCGCTGACGGATGACTTCTGTAAGAACCACTTCCTGGTCGGACTGCTGCTCAGGGAAGCCAGCGCAGCTCTGCAGGAGTTCAGGGAGATTCGTCAGATTGCCATCCAAGTGCTGAAGAGCCTCATGATGAAGCATGCGTTTGATGATCGCTACACCTCAAAA agccAGCAGGCCAGGTTAGTCACCCTGTACTTGCCCTTGTTTGGTCTGCTCCAAGAAAACGTCAACAGGCTAAATGTGAAGGAAGTGTCGCCGTTCACCGTCAACCACTGCACCAGT AACGGAAGAGATGATTCTCTCCATACCAACACTTTGATGACACCTCCGAGGTCGAGCACCTTTCTGGACACCGGCTTCCACAAAGATGTTTTTGGAGCCATCTCCGGCACCG CTTCACCTCATGCGGCGTCCACCCCCAACATTAACTCTGTGCGCCACGCAGACTCTCGTGGATCACTCATCAGCACTGATTCTGGGAATAGCCTGCCTGAGAGGAACAATGACAAGGGCAGTTCCCTTGACAAG AACCAGCCTGCCTCGACCCTGGGAAGCCCGCTGTTGCGCTGTGATAAACTGGACCAGGCAGAAATCAAGAGCCTCCTCATGTGTTTCTTACATGTGCTCAAAAGCATGTCTGAGG ATGCTCTGTTCACATACTGGAACAAGGCATCATCTTCTGACCTGATGGACTTCTTCACTTTAGTCGA AGTGTGCCTCCATCAGTTCAGATACATGGGAAAGAGATACATTGCAAG GAACCAGGATGGGGCAGGACCTGTTGCACATGAGCGGAAGTCTCAGACTCTTCCTGTGTCCCGTAACAGGGCGGGAATGATGCATGCCCGCTTACAGCAGCTCAGCAGCCTGGATAACTCATACACATTTAACCACA CCTACAGTCACTCGGATGCTGACGTGTTAAATCAGTCATTGCTGGAGGCCAACATCGCCACTGAAGTCTGCTTGACCGTCCTGGACACACTCAGCATCTTCATCATGAGTTTTAAG ACACAGTTGTGTGCTGACCACGGCCACAGTCCACTGATGAAGAAGGTGTTTGATGTCCACCTCTGCTTCCTGCGGATCAATCAGTCAGAAACGGCCCTCAAGCAGGTCTTCACTTCACTGCGCACCTTTATTTACAAG TTCCCGTGCACGTTTTTTGAAGGGCGTGCAGACATGTGTGCTGCTTTCTGCTATGAGATATTGAAATGTTGCAACTCCAAGCTGAGCTCCATTCGCAGCGACGCAGCCCATCTGCTCTATTTTCTCATGAAGAGCAACTTTGACTACACTGGTCGCAAGTCCTTCGTCCGGACACATTTACAG gtTGTGATTGCTGTCAGTCAGCTGATAGCAGATGTCATTGGTATAGGAAGTACTCGCTTCCAGCAGTCTCTGTCAATTATCAACAACTGTGCTAACAGTGATAAAACTATCAAG AACACAGCTTTCCCATCAGATGTGAAAGACCTGACTAAACGCATCAGAACAGTGTTGATGGCCACAGCACAGATGAAGGAGCATGAGAGAGATCCAGAGATGCTGGTGGACCTGCAGTACAGTCTCGCAAAGTCTTATGCCAGCACACCTGAGCTGCGCAAGACCTGGCTTGACAGCATGGCCCGAATCCATGTGAAGAATGGAGACCTGTCAGAG GCAGCCATGTGCTATGTTCACGTTGCAGCACTCGTGGCAGAATACCTGCGGAGAAAAG GCATGTTCAAGCAGGGCTGCTCGGCGTTTCGCGTTGTGACTCCAAACATCGACGAAGAAGCCGCAATGATGGAGGACGTCGGAATGCAAGACGTCCACTTTAATGAA GACGTCTTAATGGAGCTTCTGGAGGAGTGCGCAGATGGGCTGTGGAAAGCGGAGCGTTACGAGCTCATCTCTGACATCTACAAGCTCATTATCCCCATTTATGAGAAGCGGAGGGACTTTGAG AAACTGGCTCACCTGTATGACACGCTGCATCGAGCGTACAGCAAGGTGACGGAGGTCATGCATACTGGGAAGAGGATGCTGGGCACGTACTTCAGAGTGGCTTTCTTTGGCCAG GCAGCG CAGTACCAGTTTACTGACTCAGAGGCTGAG GGCTTCTTTGAAGATGAAGATGGGAAGGAGTATATCTACAAAGAACCCAAATTCACGCCTCTTTCAGAGATTTCTCAGCGGCTCCTCAAGTTATACTCTGATAAGTTTGGTCAGGAGAATGTGAAGATGATTCAGGACTCTGGGCGG ATCAACCCCAAGGACCTGGACTCAAAGTACGCGTACATCCAAGTGACACACGTGACTCCATACCTGGAGGAGAAGGAGCTGGTCGACAGGAAAACGGACTTTGAAAAGAGCCACAACATCCGTCGATTTGTGTTTGAGATGCCTTTCACCATTTCGGGCAAAAAGCAAGGCGGTGTGGAGGAGCAGTGCAAACGCAGGACTATACTTACCA CCACTCATTGTTTTCCGTATGTAAAGAAACGGATCGCAGTGATGTATCAACACCATACTGATCTGAGCCCCATCGAGGTTGCCATCGACGAGATGAGCAAGAAGGTGGCTGAGATCAAACAGCTCTGCTCCTCCAGCGAGGTGGACATGATCCGTCTGCAGCTCAAACTGCAGGGCAGCATCAGCGTCCAG GTAAATGCAGGACCTCTTGCGTATGCCAGAGCTTTTCTCGATGATACATGTGCCAAGAAATATCCTGATAACAAGGTGAAACAGTTGAAAGAGGTCTTCAG GCATTTTGTGGATGCGTGTGGCCACGGTTTGGGCATTAATGAACGACTGATCAAAGAGGACCAGCAGGAGTACCACGATGAGATGAAGGCCAACTACAGAGAACTAGCCAGAGAGCTGTCCATCATCATGCACGAACAA ATCATTCCAGTGGAGGATGGCATGAAAAGCGTTCTCCCAGACTCGCTTCACATCTTTAATGCCATCAGTGGCACACCAACCAGTGCCACCATCCAGGGCATTCCCAGCTCATCCTCTGTGGTTTGA